Below is a window of Flavobacteriales bacterium DNA.
TCCGTAGAGCGTTATCCAGACCTCAAGGCGAATCAAAACTTTATGGCACTTCAAACGCAACTAGAAGGAACAGAAAACAGAATTAATGTAGAAAGAAATCGTTTTAATGAAACGGTGAAAACCTACAATATGTCTATCAAAACGTTTCCTAACAATATGATGGCAGGAATGTTTGGTTTTTCGGAAATGACCTATTACAAAGCCGATGCAGGAAGTGAAAAAGCCCCTGAAGTTAAATTTTAATCTGAACGATGTCTAAAGTAGATGATTTTTTAACAAAACAAGAGGAAGACAAAATTGTTAGCGCTATTCAAAAAGCTGAAAAAAACACGAGTGGAGAAATAAAAGTTCATATCGAAAACTACAATATTGATAAAAAACCTTTTACACGTGCAGAAGAAGTTTTTATAGAACTAAAAATACATCAGACAGAATCTCAAAATGGGGTTCTGTTTTATGTTGATGTCCATCATAAAGCATTTGTGGTTCTTGGCGATCAAGGAATTGATAAAAAAGTTTCCGATAATTTTTGGGAAAGCACCAAAGATATCGTTTTGAGTCATTTTAAAAATCAAGATTTTTGTACAGGTTTGTGCAAAGGAATTGAAGAGGCGGGTTTCCAACTTCAAAAGTATTTCCCCTACCAAAGTGACGATCGCAATGAACTCTCTGATGAAATTTCAAAAAACTAAATGAAAAAACAACTAAAGATCTTTTTGGGTTTCTTACTCCTTTTCCTGCTATCAGGAATTGCAAAGGCTCAGTTTAGCATTCCCGAGAAGCCCAAATTTCAAACCAGTGTATATGACTATGCAAAGATTTTGAACCAAAATGAGGCGAAAAATCTTGAGCGCAAACTTATCAGCTATAGTGATACCACTACTACCCAAATTGTATTTGTAAGTATTGCTAATCTACAAGGAGAATATATAGGAACCTTGGCAGCAGAATGGGCACACAAATGGGGAATAGGACAAGCTGACAAAGACAATGGTATTTTGATTTTGATGGCAAAAGAGGATCGAAAAATCTTTATTGCCACAGGATACGGTGTAGAACATCTATTGACCGATGCTGGTACCAAAGAAATAATAGAAAATGAAATTATACCCGAGTTTAAAAAAGGAAAATTTTCCCAAGGATTAAACCGTGGTGCCGATGCTATTTTCTACACACTAAGAGGAGAATATAAAGGAAAAAGAATTTCCAAAAAACAAAATGACTCCCTCTCTCCTGTTGCCATACTTCTGATTATTTTTATCATATTCATCATTATCGTTGTCATTTCTAAAAAAGGCGGTGGAGGAAAAGGTGGGCATAGATCTCGTAGAGATACCATTTTTGATACCATGATCCTCACAAGTGGCGGAAGCTTTGGAGGAGGATCTTCTGGAGGAAGTTTCGGCGGAGGAGGCTTTGGCGGTGGCTTTGGTGGCGGAGGCTTTGGCGGTGGTGGAGCTGGAGGAAGTTGGTAAACACATACACACTCTCTAAGTCAAAATGCTCTTCTGTATCTCAAAAATAATCTATACAAGCTTCATTGGCAATATGAATCAGCTCAATCAAATTTTCCTTATATTGCAGTTTATTGAATTTAAAAGATTGATTTATGAATACTGAAGCTCAACACCAACAAGAAACTTGGTTTGGACACCCAAAAGGACTTTTTGTTCTATTTTTTACAGAAATGTGGGAACGCTTTTCCTATTATGGAATGCGAGCCATATTGGTACTATACCTAATAGCTACCACAGCTGGAGACAATCCTGGTTTAGGGTGGTTAGAAAAAGATGCCTTGGCACTTTACGGAACTTATACCATGTTGGTTTATGTAGCTTCTATCCCCGGTGGTATTATTGCTGATAAATGGCTTGGACAAAAAAAATCGGTCCTTATTGGAGGTCTAACCCTATGCTTGGGACATGGAATTTTGGCAGTTGAAGAACTTTGGGCATTTTACACCGGTCTAGGACTCATCATTGCAGGAGTAGGACTATTGAAACCCAATATCTCCACGATGGTTGGAGGATTATATAAAAAAGGAGATTTACGAAGAGATAAAGGTTTTACTATATTTTATATAGGAATAAATCTCGGAGCTTTTCTAGCCTCAATAACCGTAGGTTATGTGGGAGAAAACTACGGATGGCACTATGGTTTTGGTCTTGCAGGAATAGGAATGTTGTTAGGACAAATAGTCTATATGGTGGGACAACCACACCTAAAAACCGTAGGAAACTACCTAAAAGCAAAGGGAATCTCAAAAGAAGAAAAAGAAAAACTCAATAAACCACTTACCAAAATTGAAAAAGACCGAATCGTCGTTCTTCTTCTATCATTTCTAATCGTAATCGTTTTCTGGGGAGCCTTTGAGCAAGCGGGAGGACTTATGAATATTTATACCGCTCAGAAAACCGACAGAATCTTATTCGGAATGCAAGTCCCTGCCTCATGGTTTCAGTCGCTGAATGCATTGTTTATTATCATCTTTGGAACTACCATTGCCGGATTTTGGGCAAAAAGAAAACTCAAAGGAAAAGAGTCATCTTCTTTGTTTAAAATGGCAATAGGAACCATTATCATGGGAACAGGATTTCTTTTTATGACTGCCGCAGCTGCAGAATATGAATCTACTGGTCAAAGTGCCATGTATTGGTTGGTTTTAGCTTACCTTTTCCATACCATAGGAGAATTATCTGCTTCACCAGTTGCCCTTTCTTTTATCACCAAACTTTCACCCGCCAAATATGCCTCAATCATGATGGGAGTCTATTTTGCCATGACTGGTTTCGGGAATAAACTAGCGGGACTATTAGGAGAATCAGCATCAGACCTTGGAGAATATACCATCTTCACAGGAATCGCAATCTTCTGTATCATTTTCGGACTTCTCATCCGTGTTTTCCTCAAGAAATTGAAAGCACTCACACACGGTGCCGAAGACCATGAAAAAGAACTAGCATAAAAATCTATTTTCAATATTTACCAAAAGACGGCTATTTTTAGTCGTCTTTTTCTTTTGAGCTATTTCCCGCTTTCGGCTCAATCTTTTTCTTTTTCTAAGGAAAAAGAAAAAGGATACCGCCTCTATCGGGGCTAGAAATATTGTAAAGAAAATATAACAAATACTAAGAACAATAGTTCTATTTTACTCCTTCTTAAAAATGTTTTATGTACCTTAGTCTTATGATATTCAAAAATATAAATAGAACTTCTAAATTCACCTCCAAAACCTGTATTTACTGGTGTTTTTGTGTTTTTGATTATGACAGAAAAAGTATAAACGTATAGGGCGTATAAATGCACCTATGTTATACAAGGGTGTGTTTATATGGTTGTTGTACACCATTCAAAAAACACTCAAATAAAACTAATTTAAAATTGGGCCAATGGCAAAAGAAGTAACGACAGCAAAACAAAGTTCGGGGGCTGGATTCCTATTTGAAGACAAAGTGTTTTCATGGTTTGCTGTTGCTTTTTTAGCTCAACGTTTTCCCCTTTCTAATATCTTCGCTAGAATTAGTAGGATTGTATTTCAAGCAAGAGCTGAAGGTTGGTTACTGGATGATTTGGTTTTAACCATGAAAACTGAATCTAATGATACTTTTAGTATTCCTACTTCTGTAAAAAGTAACGTTCAATTTACAGGAAATGGGCCAAATGCTGAATTATTATCTGACTTATGGGAACAATATCTAAATGAAGAATCAACAGTTTTTGATAGACAGAATGACTATTTGTGTGTTGTAAACTCACCATTGAGTTCAAGTTTATCTACTGACATAAATAAGCTTATTAAAGCAGCACAATCATCTACTTCTGATATTCTAGAAGCAAGAATTCTACAAGGGAAAAGCGGGAGTTTTTCTGAAAGTCAGGTCAAACTGGTTCATGGATTTAGATGTCCTTCAGCATTAGCAACAAAGCATAACATTGAAGATAAAGAAGTTTGGGCACTATTAAGCAGAGTTATCCTATTGGAGTTCGATTTCGAATATGCCACATCAAGGGATGAGCTTCAATTAAAGCTGTATTGCAAAAATTGTTTATCCGAAGCTGATGACAGCCAGGCAGATCTTTTATATACTAAGTTGTGCGAAACAAGAAGTGAGCTAGCTGCAAATGAAGGTGCGTTTATCAATTATGAAACTCTCATTAGTCGCTTACGACCTCATTTTAAATTAAAAGGTATTCCGCAACATGAAGACGATTGGGAAAAGATAATCACATATTCTTCTACTAAATGTGATAGTATACAAGATCAAATCGGAGGGCGAATTAAACTAGAACGAGAGAAGGAGTTAACCGATTTTAAGGAAACTATTAAAGAAGGTAGTTTCTCTTTCTTGCTGGGCAAGTCAGGTTATGGTAAATCAGTTCTACTTAAACATTTTTTTCAAGAGCTCTCAGCAAATAAAATTAAAGCAATCTGGATAGATTCGGATATTACTGATAGTAGGAACTTAAAGGAGTTCTATGGTTTATTATATCCATTTATTGAAGTTATTCAACAAGTCCAAGATCAGGAAGGTTATATCATCATCGATTCGATAGAACGTTTTAGAAAAGAAGAACATTTAAAGCTACTATTCAATATCCTAACTTATATTGATAATAACCAAACTCCCTGGAAAGTAATATTTTCATGCCAAACAGATGATTTTGATGATCTTATAAAAAGGTTTTACAGGGTTAACTTATCCTTTTCAAATAAGGTTTTTTATCTCGATGCAATTGAAAGTGAAAAGCAGATTCTTGTGCAAAAAGAATTCCCTGCTTTAGCAGATTTATTCAAACACAATCATTTAAATACCATATTAAAGAATTTAAAATACTTAGATCTATTAGCATTTAATTTGTCATCAGCAAGTAATATCGAAGTAGGTGAACCCTTTGGTGAATCTGATATTATTGATTTAATCTGGAAGGAAGAAGTTGAAAACCCCAAGTATGATAATGGAGAACAACGCTCTCGTTTTTTACAGCTTATCTCTGAAAATCAAGCCGAAAAGATGACTGTTAATATTCCCCAATCAGACTTTGACATAGCTGAATTAGCACCATTGCCGTCTTTAAAAACAAGTAAGATTCTAAGAGCGATGGATGATAAACTGCTTTTTGAACATGATTTGTTCTCAGACTGGGCAAGGTATAAACTCATTAAAGGCAATAACGAGAATTTTAAATCTTATATCACTTCAAAAAATATTTTATCTCCATTATGGGGCAAATCAATTAGATTATATGGAGTATTCTTATTAGAAAAAAATGGTAATGTAGATGACTGGATAAAAACCTTTTCAGAATTAAATGAGAGTATCCCAAATGAGAAAATCATTCAGGACTTACTGTTAGAATCTATTATTTATTCGAATTCGGCACTTCGTTTTTTAGATCTTCTTTTAGACTTTTTTACTCAAGATGATGGAAAAGTGTTAAGGAGATTTCTAGATCGATTCTTGGTGAAGGCAACTCGTCCAAATCCACAAGTTTTAAAGTTGGCTAAAGAATTAGGAGGATATTCTGAATCTGAAGCATCAACATATCAGAGAATTCCAATTTTTCTTTATTGGCCACCGGTTATAGACTTTGTAAAAAAGAATATTGACATTTTCACTCCCTTAGCCGGAAGCAAAATTGCTGATTTAGCACAAACATGGCTAGATTTTGCACCTAACACTTTTCCTTACCGAAAAGAAGTTTCTTTTTGCGCCTTTAAAAATGCTGAGTGGATATTCAATTTTAAGCTTAATAAAGGATGGGTAAGTGATGGTTTGGACAAAAAAGTTTACAAGTCCATGCTGGCAGGAATTAATGAGCTACCCGAAGAAATACTTGAACTTTGTCTAAAACTATGTAGACGCACAAAATTTCAAAAACCAGAAAAAGAAAAACCCAAAGTTGACGTACCAGAACCCAAGAGCATTTTTGCAGAAGCTGAAATAAGAAAACCTAAACAATGGGAGCATGGCCCTTTCGAGAGAGTAGATGAAGCTTTTTCAGAGACATGTTTATCTACTGATGCCTTATCAAAGTTAGTTACTCAACATCCGGAAAAGGCAAAAGAAATTATATTAGCCTTATTAATAGATCCTCCAAGGCCAATATCATTTGGTTATGATTACAATTATAAATATGATGTTGTCGAGCCAAGAGGTTGGTTTCCGCCATACTATGGTAGAGGACCCCTTCTAAACTTCTTAAGTATCCATCCCTATTCAGGGATAGATACCATAATAAATCTGGTTGATTTTGCCACTTCACAATGGGCTAATGTTGAGACATATAATAAACGTCATGTTCCAACATTAGAAATAGTATTTGAAGAAAAGAAAGTATTTACCGGAGACCATCGCATTTACTTTTGGTATCGATCATCAGGGAATGCACCTCACACTATTTCTTCAGCTTTAATGGCATTAGAAAAGTTTTTAACTAATAGTATTGATGAAGGCAAAGATATTGAGCCCTTTATCGAGCATATATTAAAAAGTGCCAATAGTGTTTGTTTTATAGGCTTACTTAGTTTCATAGGTAAATATCAGTCATCATTACTTTTTGGAATATTGCATCCACTCTTATCTGCTTTTGATTTATACAGATGGGAAATGACCCTTGATTCTGGAGCATCAAATATAGAGGGGCATCAAATGATTGGGACTACCGATTTAGGTGAAAAAGTATGGAATGAAGTCAGGGATTGGAATAACTTAAAATACAGGAAAATTTCCATTACTTCTGCAGGCCTCCAAATATATCTCCAAACAAATCAGTTGAATGATTTTTACAAAAAAACAGTAGAGTTCTGGAAAGGAGAATTACAACAGGATGAAAAGGATGGTGAAATTGATGCGTATAAAAGGAATCTCATTGCTCAATTCAACAAAGAAAACTATCGACTAAAAGAATTTGAAAATCAGAAATTTTTAGAATATGTAGAGCCCAAAGAACTTGAAGAGAAGTTAGTTCCATTGCGAAATACAGATAGTCAATTTTTTGAAAAAACGATAACACCTTTTAGATATTCAAGAGAGATCGAAGAAGGAAAAACGTATACAAAAGATGAGGTTGTCGCTCTTTGGGAAAAAGTCTTTTCAGAAGCTGAAATCCCTCTTTCTCCTGAAAAATATCATCACCTAGCATACGAACTTAGCTCACTATTCGGTGCAATTGCTCTCCTCTATGAACATCAAAACTTATGGCTTGAAGAACATCCAGAATATATAGATTGGACAATTGATTACACAGAAAAAGTTTTGATAAAAGCTCCAAGTAGACTTAATGACCTCTACATGGCAGGAGGGATAGATTCTTGGGACACATTCATAGCAAGGTTTTTACCTGAGTTATGGGCAAAAGATTTAAGAAATAAAAAGATCAGAAAATCACTAGGCTTACTTTGTTTAAAGTCAACTTACGATACTAATGAGGTTTTATTTAGAAATGTTGCTAATGAATTAAATTGGCATCATCAGGACTTTATTCAACTTCAGAATCTAATTATTCAATGGAGTATTGGTGTCTATCGTTTTTTTAAAACACAAAATAAGGAAGAACTTCCACCAGTATATAAAGAGACTATCTTTCAAAAGTTAATCAAACGAATTTTCAAAAAAGAGAAGGATCAGGAGGTATCTTGGATTGATATATATGCTCATAAAATTTTAGAAGAGTTTATTTCTGATAAAACGACAAAGGAGATTGTTAATTGGTCAGAGGAAAGAATGATAACAGCTCATGTAGATCATCACTCGTGGGGCCGTAATAAAGAAAAAGAGAATAACAGGAAAGCTCCTGGATTAGATATGCAAATGTTGCAACATGCATTTTCATCAATTCCAGAGTTATCTGAAGTAAGTGATGATTCAGAATATCAATATCTTCTTTCGTTGTGGGATCAAATAGTAGAACAATTGATCTTCGAAAATGGGAATATTACTCCAAACTGTGAAGTAAATGATGAATACCCAAGAGACTTCAATTTATGGGCTCTTGAACGCATCAGTAAGCTTGTCGTGAGAATCAAAAAAGAGGATGACCCAAGCCGATACTGGAAACCAATATTAAAATATGGAGGTTTTACCCCTTATCAAAATGAT
It encodes the following:
- a CDS encoding TPM domain-containing protein, encoding MSKVDDFLTKQEEDKIVSAIQKAEKNTSGEIKVHIENYNIDKKPFTRAEEVFIELKIHQTESQNGVLFYVDVHHKAFVVLGDQGIDKKVSDNFWESTKDIVLSHFKNQDFCTGLCKGIEEAGFQLQKYFPYQSDDRNELSDEISKN
- a CDS encoding TPM domain-containing protein, which translates into the protein MKKQLKIFLGFLLLFLLSGIAKAQFSIPEKPKFQTSVYDYAKILNQNEAKNLERKLISYSDTTTTQIVFVSIANLQGEYIGTLAAEWAHKWGIGQADKDNGILILMAKEDRKIFIATGYGVEHLLTDAGTKEIIENEIIPEFKKGKFSQGLNRGADAIFYTLRGEYKGKRISKKQNDSLSPVAILLIIFIIFIIIVVISKKGGGGKGGHRSRRDTIFDTMILTSGGSFGGGSSGGSFGGGGFGGGFGGGGFGGGGAGGSW
- a CDS encoding peptide MFS transporter, with translation MNTEAQHQQETWFGHPKGLFVLFFTEMWERFSYYGMRAILVLYLIATTAGDNPGLGWLEKDALALYGTYTMLVYVASIPGGIIADKWLGQKKSVLIGGLTLCLGHGILAVEELWAFYTGLGLIIAGVGLLKPNISTMVGGLYKKGDLRRDKGFTIFYIGINLGAFLASITVGYVGENYGWHYGFGLAGIGMLLGQIVYMVGQPHLKTVGNYLKAKGISKEEKEKLNKPLTKIEKDRIVVLLLSFLIVIVFWGAFEQAGGLMNIYTAQKTDRILFGMQVPASWFQSLNALFIIIFGTTIAGFWAKRKLKGKESSSLFKMAIGTIIMGTGFLFMTAAAAEYESTGQSAMYWLVLAYLFHTIGELSASPVALSFITKLSPAKYASIMMGVYFAMTGFGNKLAGLLGESASDLGEYTIFTGIAIFCIIFGLLIRVFLKKLKALTHGAEDHEKELA
- a CDS encoding ATP-binding protein is translated as MAKEVTTAKQSSGAGFLFEDKVFSWFAVAFLAQRFPLSNIFARISRIVFQARAEGWLLDDLVLTMKTESNDTFSIPTSVKSNVQFTGNGPNAELLSDLWEQYLNEESTVFDRQNDYLCVVNSPLSSSLSTDINKLIKAAQSSTSDILEARILQGKSGSFSESQVKLVHGFRCPSALATKHNIEDKEVWALLSRVILLEFDFEYATSRDELQLKLYCKNCLSEADDSQADLLYTKLCETRSELAANEGAFINYETLISRLRPHFKLKGIPQHEDDWEKIITYSSTKCDSIQDQIGGRIKLEREKELTDFKETIKEGSFSFLLGKSGYGKSVLLKHFFQELSANKIKAIWIDSDITDSRNLKEFYGLLYPFIEVIQQVQDQEGYIIIDSIERFRKEEHLKLLFNILTYIDNNQTPWKVIFSCQTDDFDDLIKRFYRVNLSFSNKVFYLDAIESEKQILVQKEFPALADLFKHNHLNTILKNLKYLDLLAFNLSSASNIEVGEPFGESDIIDLIWKEEVENPKYDNGEQRSRFLQLISENQAEKMTVNIPQSDFDIAELAPLPSLKTSKILRAMDDKLLFEHDLFSDWARYKLIKGNNENFKSYITSKNILSPLWGKSIRLYGVFLLEKNGNVDDWIKTFSELNESIPNEKIIQDLLLESIIYSNSALRFLDLLLDFFTQDDGKVLRRFLDRFLVKATRPNPQVLKLAKELGGYSESEASTYQRIPIFLYWPPVIDFVKKNIDIFTPLAGSKIADLAQTWLDFAPNTFPYRKEVSFCAFKNAEWIFNFKLNKGWVSDGLDKKVYKSMLAGINELPEEILELCLKLCRRTKFQKPEKEKPKVDVPEPKSIFAEAEIRKPKQWEHGPFERVDEAFSETCLSTDALSKLVTQHPEKAKEIILALLIDPPRPISFGYDYNYKYDVVEPRGWFPPYYGRGPLLNFLSIHPYSGIDTIINLVDFATSQWANVETYNKRHVPTLEIVFEEKKVFTGDHRIYFWYRSSGNAPHTISSALMALEKFLTNSIDEGKDIEPFIEHILKSANSVCFIGLLSFIGKYQSSLLFGILHPLLSAFDLYRWEMTLDSGASNIEGHQMIGTTDLGEKVWNEVRDWNNLKYRKISITSAGLQIYLQTNQLNDFYKKTVEFWKGELQQDEKDGEIDAYKRNLIAQFNKENYRLKEFENQKFLEYVEPKELEEKLVPLRNTDSQFFEKTITPFRYSREIEEGKTYTKDEVVALWEKVFSEAEIPLSPEKYHHLAYELSSLFGAIALLYEHQNLWLEEHPEYIDWTIDYTEKVLIKAPSRLNDLYMAGGIDSWDTFIARFLPELWAKDLRNKKIRKSLGLLCLKSTYDTNEVLFRNVANELNWHHQDFIQLQNLIIQWSIGVYRFFKTQNKEELPPVYKETIFQKLIKRIFKKEKDQEVSWIDIYAHKILEEFISDKTTKEIVNWSEERMITAHVDHHSWGRNKEKENNRKAPGLDMQMLQHAFSSIPELSEVSDDSEYQYLLSLWDQIVEQLIFENGNITPNCEVNDEYPRDFNLWALERISKLVVRIKKEDDPSRYWKPILKYGGFTPYQNDVFLRDFFIYNIGDKELQKKFFEEWEQMVEFCTQCENWKKGNSWRRTEYEPSLYGVSHSLISIWNDDYEEFLEQASEKIITWFAKNFYNHDLISRLILLLRKKSGIVLLTKGVAVLKVFVRHHTKTLSKPAPEGHVHRQFEYNESLARTASYLWENHGEALKRNTELYGNFKEIVTYLVSVHEPIGLELQNRILES